One genomic segment of Drosophila melanogaster chromosome 3R includes these proteins:
- the Nep4 gene encoding neprilysin 4, isoform C, which translates to MVMLPLTLVLILIMRLDGMLAALQLNEQRMRDLRNSHSEVPVYMEDYEALLPEGSTYNDLINEEFILPASKRTQLQILAAERARRCQPYRYGNGESMELEERNTLMKDSRTSFLPLGIPRECLGSGIELDIKPIDEEAYQRQKKRYQDIAPYWLEKIRIRERREAERHAEEASAEISEATAALQSFWNEEGTREGIRMTQAKTMKRYMDNKVDPCVDFYKYACGNWERLHPIPKDKAGFDTFEMLRESLDLVLRNLLEKNTPVHSAAELRKSPVRNTLFKLNEQGEGEGEADQAAELTAERLRRHIVSKRQLLNRVLVRYKRYTNGTKRKRLIETPRERTKEEEAAPPVVLPKDKTKDKSDNEEQLHVPTDFLKPHQDAQLKAKNLYRSCVNSAVLAKRGLEPLHTLIRELGGWPVLESQWSESNFNWQVLAATLRRYNNDILIVQWVGADIKNSEENIVQFDQTGLGLPTREYFLQPSNAKYLQAYQRYMAEVMHKMGASKADAQRVASELVAFETQLAGITAPAEQRLNVTKLYKRMTLDQLQAVVPEIKWRAYLQSLQDREVLGTEEVVIYAVEYMSKLVTLLDETDPRTVSNYMMWRFVRHRINNVDDRFDDIKQSFYHALFGREESPQRWKVCIAQVNTNMGMAVGSMFVSRYFDNNSKRDTLRMTHDLQQAFRDILKTTDWLDDTTKQLAEEKVNAMSLKIGYPDFILNPSELNSKYAGIEIYPEKYFENTLNVLLHTAKTEQAKLHERVNKTNWQTAPAIVNAYYSRNKNQIMFPAGILQPPFYHRHFPKSLNFGGIGVVIGHELTHGFDDKGRLFDRNGNIHKWWTDSSIRGFDERARCIIAQYSNYTVEEVGIVLNGESTQGENIADNGGLRQAFHAYQRWLKEHPSEVSDEILPGLNMTGPQLFFLNFGQVWCGAMRPEAIRNKLNTAIHSPGRFRVIGTLSNSVDFAREFNCPLGSPMNPQKKCSVW; encoded by the exons A TGGTAATGCTGCCACTGACCCTGGTGCTCATCCTGATCATGCGGCTGGACGGGATGCTGGCGGCGCTGCAATTGAACGAACAGAGGATGAGGGATCTGCGGAACTCTCACAGCGAGGTGCCTGTCTATATGGAGGATTACGAAGCCCTTTTACCGGAGGGTAGTACCTACAACGACCTGATCAACGAGGAGTTCATACTGCCGGCGAGCAAGCGGACCCAACTGCAGATTTTGGCCGCGGAGAGGGCGCGTCGCTGCCAACCATATCGCTACGGGAACGGGGAGTCCATGGAGTTGGAGGAGCGCAACACGCTGATGAAGGACTCCCGAACCTCCTTCCTGCCACTGGGCATTCCGCGAGAGTGCCTCGGCAGCGGCATTGAACTGGACATTAAACCCATAGATGAGGAGGCCTACCAGAGGCAGAAGAAGCGCTACCAGGACATAGCTCCGTATTGGCTGGAGAAGATCAGAATACGGGAGCGCCGCGAGGCCGAACGTCATGCAGAGGAGGCCAGTGCCGAGATCAGCGAGGCCACCGCCGCTCTGCAGAGTTTCTGGAACGAGGAAGGCACTCGGGAGGGCATTCGCATGACCCAGGCCAAAACCATGAAGCGCTACATGGATAACAAAGTGGATCCCTGCGTGGATTTCTACAAGTACGCCTGCGGCAACTGGGAGCGCCTGCATCCAATACCCAAGGATAAGGCCGGCTTCGATACCTTCGAAATGCTGCGTGAGAGTCTGGACCTGGTGCTACGAAATCTTCTGGAGAAAAATACCCCTGTGCACTCCGCAGCGGAGCTACGAAAAAGTCCCGTGCGGAATACTCTATTTAAGCTTAATGAGCAGGGCGAGGGTGAGGGCGAAGCTGACCAGGCGGCGGAACTTACGGCGGAACGCCTGCGTCGGCACATTGTCAGTAAGAGGCAGTTGCTTAACCGCGTTCTGGTGCGCTACAAGCGGTATACCAACGGAACGAAAAGGAAACGCCTCATCGAAACCCCACGGGAGAGAACCAAAGAGGAGGAAGCTGCTCCACCAGTTGTCCTGCCAAAGGATAAAACCAAGGACAAGTCGGATAACGAAGAGCAACTACATGTGCCCACCGATTTCCTAAAGCCCCATCAAGATGCCCAGCTAAAAGCAAAGAATCTGTACCGGTCCTGCGTGAACAGCGCGGTGCTGGCCAAGCGGGGATTGGAACCGCTGCACACGCTCATTCGGGAACTAGGTGGCTGGCCAGTCCTGGAGTCCCAATGGAGTGAGTCCAACTTTAACTGGCAGGTGCTAGCCGCCACCCTTAGACGTTACAACAACGACATCCTCATCGTCCAGTGGGTGGGGGCGGACATCAAGAACTCCGAGGAGAACATTGTTCAGTTTGACCAGACGGGTCTGGGCCTGCCCACCAGGGAGTACTTCCTCCAGCCGAGCAACGCCAAGTACCTACAGGCCTACCAGCGCTACATGGCCGAGGTGATGCACAAAATGGGCGCCTCCAAGGCGGATGCCCAGCGGGTGGCCAGCGAGCTGGTGGCGTTCGAAACGCAGCTGGCGGGGATTACAGCTCCAGCGGAGCAACGACTTAACGTCACCAAG CTCTACAAGCGCATGACGCTGGACCAACTGCAGGCGGTGGTTCCGGAAATCAAGTGGCGAGCTTACCTGCAGAGTCTGCAAGATCGCGAAGTTCTGGGCACCGAGGAAGTGGTCATCTACGCGGTGGAGTACATGAGCAAGCTGGTGACTCTTCTAGATGAAACGGATCCCCGAACGGTTTCCAATTACATGATGTGGCGCTTTGTGCGGCACAGGATCAACAACGTGGACGATCGATTCGATGACATCAAACAGAGTTTCTACCACGCCCTCTTTGGCCGCGAGGAGAGTCCGCAGAGATGGAAGGTATGCATCGCCCAGGTGAACACCAACATGGGCATGGCAGTGGGTTCCATGTTCGTGAGTCGCTATttcgacaacaacagcaagcgGGACACCTTGCGGATGACTCACGATCTGCAGCAGGCCTTTCGGGATATCCTGAAAACCACTGATTGGCTGGACGACACCACAAAGCAGTTGGCCGAGGAAAAGGTTAACGCCATGTCCCTGAAGATCGGCTATCCAGACTTTATCCTTAATCCCAGTGAGTTAAATAGCAAGTACGCGGGCATAGAAATCTATCCGGAAAAGTATTTTGAGAACACTCTGAATGTTCTGCTTCACACGGCCAAAACGGAGCAGGCCAAGCTCCACGAGAGGGTCAACAAGACCAACTGGCAGACAGCTCCTGCCATCGTCAATGCCTATTATAGCCGCAACAAGAACCAGATCATGTTTCCCGCCGGCATCCTGCAGCCGCCCTTCTACCACCGCCACTTTCCGAAGTCGCTGAACTTCGGCGGCATCGGTGTGGTCATTGGCCACGAACTGACCCACGGTTTCGATGACAAGGGTAGGCTCTTCGATCGCAACGGCAATATACATAAGTGGTGGACGGACTCCTCGATTCGCGGGTTCGACGAGCGCGCCCGCTGCATTATTGCCCAATATAGCAACTATACCGTCGAGGAGGTGGGAATCGTCCTGAATGGAGAGAGTACGCAGG GTGAGAATATCGCAGACAATGGAGGCCTCCGGCAGGCCTTCCACGCGTATCAGCGCTGGCTAAAGGAGCATCCCAGCGAGGTGTCGGACGAGATCCTGCCAGGACTTAACATGACAGGGCCGCAGCTGTTCTTCCTGAACTTCGGTCAGGTTTGGTGCGGAGCGATGCGACCGGAGGCCATCCGGAACAAGCTGAACACGGCCATCCACAGTCCAGGTCGTTTCCGGGTGATTGGGACGCTCTCGAACTCCGTTGACTTTGCGCGGGAGTTCAATTGTCCCCTCGGCTCACCGATGAACCCTCAGAAAAAGTGCAGCGTTTGGTAG
- the Nep4 gene encoding neprilysin 4, isoform A, protein MSRHSQLKLAMPSVHGAPATAPGSPMNAKARSVKLGLGVNQRTGRVQWCPGLTCCKMLLLLPVVMLPLTLVLILIMRLDGMLAALQLNEQRMRDLRNSHSEVPVYMEDYEALLPEGSTYNDLINEEFILPASKRTQLQILAAERARRCQPYRYGNGESMELEERNTLMKDSRTSFLPLGIPRECLGSGIELDIKPIDEEAYQRQKKRYQDIAPYWLEKIRIRERREAERHAEEASAEISEATAALQSFWNEEGTREGIRMTQAKTMKRYMDNKVDPCVDFYKYACGNWERLHPIPKDKAGFDTFEMLRESLDLVLRNLLEKNTPVHSAAELRKSPVRNTLFKLNEQGEGEGEADQAAELTAERLRRHIVSKRQLLNRVLVRYKRYTNGTKRKRLIETPRERTKEEEAAPPVVLPKDKTKDKSDNEEQLHVPTDFLKPHQDAQLKAKNLYRSCVNSAVLAKRGLEPLHTLIRELGGWPVLESQWSESNFNWQVLAATLRRYNNDILIVQWVGADIKNSEENIVQFDQTGLGLPTREYFLQPSNAKYLQAYQRYMAEVMHKMGASKADAQRVASELVAFETQLAGITAPAEQRLNVTKLYKRMTLDQLQAVVPEIKWRAYLQSLQDREVLGTEEVVIYAVEYMSKLVTLLDETDPRTVSNYMMWRFVRHRINNVDDRFDDIKQSFYHALFGREESPQRWKVCIAQVNTNMGMAVGSMFVSRYFDNNSKRDTLRMTHDLQQAFRDILKTTDWLDDTTKQLAEEKVNAMSLKIGYPDFILNPSELNSKYAGIEIYPEKYFENTLNVLLHTAKTEQAKLHERVNKTNWQTAPAIVNAYYSRNKNQIMFPAGILQPPFYHRHFPKSLNFGGIGVVIGHELTHGFDDKGRLFDRNGNIHKWWTDSSIRGFDERARCIIAQYSNYTVEEVGIVLNGESTQGENIADNGGLRQAFHAYQRWLKEHPSEVSDEILPGLNMTGPQLFFLNFGQVWCGAMRPEAIRNKLNTAIHSPGRFRVIGTLSNSVDFAREFNCPLGSPMNPQKKCSVW, encoded by the exons ATGAGTCGCCACAGCCAACTGAAGCTAGCGATGCCCTCGGTTCACGGAGCTCCAGCCACCGCTCCTGGCTCGCCGATGAACGCCAAAGCCCGGAGCGTGAAGCTCGGACTGGGTGTTAATCAGCGGACAGGTCGTGTGCAGTGGTGTCCCGGTCTGACCTGCTGCAAAATGCTTCTACTTCTTCCAGTGGTAATGCTGCCACTGACCCTGGTGCTCATCCTGATCATGCGGCTGGACGGGATGCTGGCGGCGCTGCAATTGAACGAACAGAGGATGAGGGATCTGCGGAACTCTCACAGCGAGGTGCCTGTCTATATGGAGGATTACGAAGCCCTTTTACCGGAGGGTAGTACCTACAACGACCTGATCAACGAGGAGTTCATACTGCCGGCGAGCAAGCGGACCCAACTGCAGATTTTGGCCGCGGAGAGGGCGCGTCGCTGCCAACCATATCGCTACGGGAACGGGGAGTCCATGGAGTTGGAGGAGCGCAACACGCTGATGAAGGACTCCCGAACCTCCTTCCTGCCACTGGGCATTCCGCGAGAGTGCCTCGGCAGCGGCATTGAACTGGACATTAAACCCATAGATGAGGAGGCCTACCAGAGGCAGAAGAAGCGCTACCAGGACATAGCTCCGTATTGGCTGGAGAAGATCAGAATACGGGAGCGCCGCGAGGCCGAACGTCATGCAGAGGAGGCCAGTGCCGAGATCAGCGAGGCCACCGCCGCTCTGCAGAGTTTCTGGAACGAGGAAGGCACTCGGGAGGGCATTCGCATGACCCAGGCCAAAACCATGAAGCGCTACATGGATAACAAAGTGGATCCCTGCGTGGATTTCTACAAGTACGCCTGCGGCAACTGGGAGCGCCTGCATCCAATACCCAAGGATAAGGCCGGCTTCGATACCTTCGAAATGCTGCGTGAGAGTCTGGACCTGGTGCTACGAAATCTTCTGGAGAAAAATACCCCTGTGCACTCCGCAGCGGAGCTACGAAAAAGTCCCGTGCGGAATACTCTATTTAAGCTTAATGAGCAGGGCGAGGGTGAGGGCGAAGCTGACCAGGCGGCGGAACTTACGGCGGAACGCCTGCGTCGGCACATTGTCAGTAAGAGGCAGTTGCTTAACCGCGTTCTGGTGCGCTACAAGCGGTATACCAACGGAACGAAAAGGAAACGCCTCATCGAAACCCCACGGGAGAGAACCAAAGAGGAGGAAGCTGCTCCACCAGTTGTCCTGCCAAAGGATAAAACCAAGGACAAGTCGGATAACGAAGAGCAACTACATGTGCCCACCGATTTCCTAAAGCCCCATCAAGATGCCCAGCTAAAAGCAAAGAATCTGTACCGGTCCTGCGTGAACAGCGCGGTGCTGGCCAAGCGGGGATTGGAACCGCTGCACACGCTCATTCGGGAACTAGGTGGCTGGCCAGTCCTGGAGTCCCAATGGAGTGAGTCCAACTTTAACTGGCAGGTGCTAGCCGCCACCCTTAGACGTTACAACAACGACATCCTCATCGTCCAGTGGGTGGGGGCGGACATCAAGAACTCCGAGGAGAACATTGTTCAGTTTGACCAGACGGGTCTGGGCCTGCCCACCAGGGAGTACTTCCTCCAGCCGAGCAACGCCAAGTACCTACAGGCCTACCAGCGCTACATGGCCGAGGTGATGCACAAAATGGGCGCCTCCAAGGCGGATGCCCAGCGGGTGGCCAGCGAGCTGGTGGCGTTCGAAACGCAGCTGGCGGGGATTACAGCTCCAGCGGAGCAACGACTTAACGTCACCAAG CTCTACAAGCGCATGACGCTGGACCAACTGCAGGCGGTGGTTCCGGAAATCAAGTGGCGAGCTTACCTGCAGAGTCTGCAAGATCGCGAAGTTCTGGGCACCGAGGAAGTGGTCATCTACGCGGTGGAGTACATGAGCAAGCTGGTGACTCTTCTAGATGAAACGGATCCCCGAACGGTTTCCAATTACATGATGTGGCGCTTTGTGCGGCACAGGATCAACAACGTGGACGATCGATTCGATGACATCAAACAGAGTTTCTACCACGCCCTCTTTGGCCGCGAGGAGAGTCCGCAGAGATGGAAGGTATGCATCGCCCAGGTGAACACCAACATGGGCATGGCAGTGGGTTCCATGTTCGTGAGTCGCTATttcgacaacaacagcaagcgGGACACCTTGCGGATGACTCACGATCTGCAGCAGGCCTTTCGGGATATCCTGAAAACCACTGATTGGCTGGACGACACCACAAAGCAGTTGGCCGAGGAAAAGGTTAACGCCATGTCCCTGAAGATCGGCTATCCAGACTTTATCCTTAATCCCAGTGAGTTAAATAGCAAGTACGCGGGCATAGAAATCTATCCGGAAAAGTATTTTGAGAACACTCTGAATGTTCTGCTTCACACGGCCAAAACGGAGCAGGCCAAGCTCCACGAGAGGGTCAACAAGACCAACTGGCAGACAGCTCCTGCCATCGTCAATGCCTATTATAGCCGCAACAAGAACCAGATCATGTTTCCCGCCGGCATCCTGCAGCCGCCCTTCTACCACCGCCACTTTCCGAAGTCGCTGAACTTCGGCGGCATCGGTGTGGTCATTGGCCACGAACTGACCCACGGTTTCGATGACAAGGGTAGGCTCTTCGATCGCAACGGCAATATACATAAGTGGTGGACGGACTCCTCGATTCGCGGGTTCGACGAGCGCGCCCGCTGCATTATTGCCCAATATAGCAACTATACCGTCGAGGAGGTGGGAATCGTCCTGAATGGAGAGAGTACGCAGG GTGAGAATATCGCAGACAATGGAGGCCTCCGGCAGGCCTTCCACGCGTATCAGCGCTGGCTAAAGGAGCATCCCAGCGAGGTGTCGGACGAGATCCTGCCAGGACTTAACATGACAGGGCCGCAGCTGTTCTTCCTGAACTTCGGTCAGGTTTGGTGCGGAGCGATGCGACCGGAGGCCATCCGGAACAAGCTGAACACGGCCATCCACAGTCCAGGTCGTTTCCGGGTGATTGGGACGCTCTCGAACTCCGTTGACTTTGCGCGGGAGTTCAATTGTCCCCTCGGCTCACCGATGAACCCTCAGAAAAAGTGCAGCGTTTGGTAG
- the GluRIID gene encoding glutamate receptor IID — MHFCWISLIILSLSRVQAQFYGGNAYEASSGQSIRLGLITDDATDRIRQTFEHAISVVNNELGVPLVGETEQVAYGNSVQAFAQLCRLMQSGVGAVFGPAARHTASHLLNACDSKDIPFIYPHLSWGSNPDGFNLHPSPEDIANALYDIVNQFEWSRFIFCYESAEYLKILDHLMTRYGIKGPVIKVMRYDLNLNGNYKSVLRRIRKSEDSRIVVVGSTTGVAELLRQAQQVGIMNEDYTYIIGNLNLHTFDLEEYKYSEANITGIRMFSPDQEEVRDLMEKLHQELGESEPVNSGSTFITMEMALTYDAVRVIAETTKHLPYQPQMLNCSERHDNVQPDGSTFRNYMRSLEIKEKTITGRIYFEGNVRKGFTFDVIELQTSGLVKVGTWEEGKDFEFQRPPQAVNFNDIDDGSLVNKTFIVLISVATKPYASLVESIDTLIGNNQFQGYGVDLIKELADKLGFNFTFRDGGNDYGSFNKTTNSTSGMLKEIVEGRADLAITDLTITSEREEVIDFSIPFMNLGIAILYVKPQKAPPALFSFMDPFSSEVWLYLGIAYLGVSLCFFIIGRLSPIEWDNPYPCIEEPEELENQFTINNSLWFTTGALLQQGSEIAPKALSTRTISAIWWFFTLIMVSSYTANLAAFLTIENPTSPINSVKDLADNKDDVQYGAKRTGSTRNFFSTSEEPIYIKMNEYLNAHPEMLMENNQQGVDKVKSGTKYAFLMESTSIEFNTVRECNLTKVGDPLDEKGYGIAMVKNWPYRDKFNKALLELQEQGVLARLKNKWWNEVGAGVCSAKSDDDGPSELGVDNLSGIYVVLVIGSIISIIISILCWCYFVYKKAKNYEVPFCDALAEEFRIVIRFSENERPLKSAQSIYSRSRNSSQSIESLKTDSEENMPVED; from the exons ATGCATTTCTGTTGGATATCTCTGATTATTCTCAGCCTGAGCAGAGTGCAGGCACAGTTTTATGGGGGTAATGCATACGAAGCATCTAGTGGTCAATCCATTCGCCTGG gccTCATCACCGACGACGCCACCGATAGAATCCGGCAAACTTTCGAGCACGCCATATCGGTGGTAAACAATGAACTGGGTGTTCCTTTGGTCGGCGAAACCGAGCAGGTGGCCTACGGCAACTCCGTCCAGGCCTTTGCCCAATTATGTAGGCTAATGCAG AGTGGAGTGGGCGCCGTATTTGGGCCAGCTGCCAGGCACACAGCCTCCCATCTTTTGAATGCCTGCGACTCGAAGGACATACCCTTCATATACCCGCATCTCTCGTGGGGATCCAATCCGGATGGTTTCAATCTGCATCCCAGTCCGGAGGACATAGCCAATGCGCTCTACGACATTGTAAATCAATTCGAGTGGTCCCGCTTTATATTCTGCTATGAATCTG CTGAGTACCTAAAAATTTTGGATCACCTAATGACCCGATACGGCATCAAAGGACCTGTTATCAAAGTGATGCGCTACGATCTTAACCTGAATGGCAATTACAAATCGGTGCTGAGACGCATTAGAAAATCGGAGGACAGTCGCATCGTGGTCGTGGGCTCAACAACGGGCGTGGCGGAGCTACTGCGTCAAGCCCAACAGGTGGGAATCATGAACGAGGACTACACATACATCATAGGAAACCTTAACCTGCATACCTTCGACCTGGAGGAGTACAAGTACAGTGAGGCTAACATCACAGGTATACGAATGTTCTCGCCCGATCAGGAAGAAGTGCGAGATCTGATGGAAAAGCTGCACCAAGAACTGGGGGAGAGTGAACCCGTAAATAGTG GTTCTACATTTATCACCATGGAAATGGCTCTTACCTATGATGCGGTACGTGTCATTGCGGAGACAACAAAGCATCTTCCCTACCAACCTCAGATGCTTAACTGTTCTGAGCGCCACGACAATGTTCAACCCGATGGTTCCACTTTCAGAAACTACATGAGATCG CTGGAGATCAAAGAGAAAACCATCACAGGTCGCATATACTTCGAGGGAAATGTGCGCAAGGGTTTCACCTTCGACGTCATCGAACTGCAAACCAGTGGATTGGTGAAGGTGGGCACTTGGGAGGAGGGCAAGGACTTCGAGTTCCAGCGACCTCCCCAAGCTGTCAACTTCAATGACATTGACGATGGTTCCCTGGTCAACAAAACCTTCATCGTTCTAATATCTGTGGCG ACCAAACCGTACGCCAGTCTGGTGGAGAGTATTGACACACTAATAGGCAACAATCAGTTCCAGGGTTATGGAGTAGATTTAATCAAAGAGTTGGCCGACAAGCTGGGCTTTAACTTTACCTTCCGCGACGGTGGCAATGACTATGGCTCCTTCAATAAGACCACGAACTCGACGTCAGGAATGCTCAAGGAAATCGTCGAAGGG aGAGCTGACTTGGCCATCACAGATCTTACCATAACATCGGAGCGAGAGGAAGTCATCGATTTTTCCATACCATTCATGAATTTGG GCATAGCCATTTTGTATGTGAAACCACAGAAGGCTCCACCCGCTCTTTTCTCCTTCATGGACCCATTTTCTTCGGAGGTGTGGCTCTACTTGGGCATTGCCTATCTGGGAGTATCGCTCTGCTTCTTTATTATAGGTCGACTTTCGCCGATCGAGTGGGATAATCCCTATCCATGTATTGAAGAGCCCGAAGAGCTGGAAAACCAATTTACTATCAATAACTCCCTTTGGTTCACAACGGGAGCGTTACTGCAGCAAGGTTCTGAAATTGCACCCAA agCTCTCAGCACGCGGACAATATCTGCTATTTGGTGGTTTTTCACTTTGATCATGGTGTCTTCCTACACCGCCAACTTGGCTGCCTTCTTGACCATCGAGAATCCCACAAGTCCCATCAACAGCGTTAAAGATTTGGCCGACAACAAGGACGACGTTCAGTATGGAGCTAAACGTACAGGATCTACACGAAATTTCTTTTCG ACGTCGGAGGAACCTATCTACATCAAAATGAACGAGTATTTGAATGCCCATCCGGAGATGCTAATGGAAAACAATCAGCAAGGCGTAGACAAGGTGAAGTCGGGTACCAAGTACGCCTTCCTCATGGAGTCCACCTCGATTGAATTTAACACGGTTAGGGAGTGCAATCTGACCAAAGTGGGGGATCCGTTGGACGAGAAGGGCTACGGCATAGCGATGGTGAAAA ATTGGCCCTATCGCGATAAGTTTAACAAGGCCCTGCTGGAGCTACAGGAACAGGGAGTCCTGGCCAGGTTGAAGAACAAATGGTGGAACGAAGTTGGAGCCGGTGTTTGCAGT GCAAAAAGCGATGATGATGGCCCTTCTGAGTTGGGCGTAGACAATCTGAGTGGCATCTACGTTGTCTTGGTCATCGGATCCATCATTTCCATTATTATCTCCATTCTATGTTGGTGCTACTTTGTCTACAAGAAAGCTAAGAACTATGAG GTACCCTTTTGCGATGCCTTGGCTGAGGAATTCCGAATCGTCATCCGCTTTTCGGAAAATGAAAGACCTCTAAAGAGCGCCCAGTCCATATACTCTCGCAGTCGGAATTCATCTCAGTCCATAGAGTCCCTGAAAACTGATTCTGAGGAAAATATGCCGGTTGAGGATTAA